A genomic segment from Terriglobia bacterium encodes:
- the trpS gene encoding tryptophan--tRNA ligase, protein MTRVLSGVQPSGVLHLGNYLGAVRGWVTDQRSHEAFFCVVDLHSLTLDQDPRLLAGRTLDAAAGLLAAGLDPEDCTLFVQSHVAAHPRLAWLLECTATFGELRRMTQFKDKGGNSETVRAGLFTYPALMAADILLYDADRVPVGDDQRQHLELTRTVAARFNHRYGQTFVVPEAAVPDVAARVMDLQEPTRKMSKSVGSPLGTIDILDTPDDVARKVRKAVTDTEGQVRYDPVTKPGVSNLLDLLGAARCEDPIAAADRYGDYGSLKRDVVEALVELLQPLQERYAVLSTDPHQIEQILAAGAARAATVADATLDRAMRAAGFLVPPKGFAP, encoded by the coding sequence ATGACACGGGTCCTTTCGGGCGTCCAGCCGAGCGGGGTGCTGCACCTCGGCAATTATCTTGGTGCGGTCCGGGGGTGGGTGACCGACCAGCGCTCCCACGAAGCGTTCTTCTGCGTCGTGGATCTCCACAGTCTCACCCTCGACCAGGATCCTCGCCTGCTGGCGGGACGGACCCTCGACGCGGCGGCGGGCCTGCTGGCTGCAGGTCTCGATCCCGAGGACTGCACGCTCTTCGTGCAAAGCCACGTCGCCGCCCACCCCCGGTTGGCCTGGCTGCTCGAGTGCACGGCGACGTTCGGGGAGCTACGCCGGATGACCCAGTTCAAGGACAAGGGGGGCAACAGCGAGACGGTGCGGGCGGGCCTGTTCACCTATCCGGCGCTCATGGCAGCCGACATCCTGCTGTACGACGCCGATCGGGTACCCGTAGGAGACGACCAGCGCCAGCACCTCGAGCTGACCCGGACGGTGGCTGCCCGGTTCAACCACCGCTACGGCCAGACGTTCGTCGTGCCCGAGGCGGCTGTGCCGGATGTCGCCGCCAGGGTCATGGACCTGCAGGAGCCGACCCGGAAGATGTCCAAGTCGGTCGGGTCGCCCCTCGGCACGATCGACATCCTCGACACTCCCGACGACGTGGCGCGCAAGGTCCGCAAGGCGGTCACCGACACCGAGGGCCAGGTCCGCTACGACCCGGTGACCAAGCCGGGAGTGTCGAACCTCCTCGACCTGCTGGGCGCCGCCCGCTGCGAGGACCCGATCGCCGCTGCCGACCGGTACGGCGACTACGGATCCCTCAAGCGCGATGTGGTCGAGGCGCTGGTCGAGCTCCTGCAGCCCTTGCAGGAGCGCTATGCGGTGCTGTCCACGGATCCCCACCAGATCGAGCAGATCCTGGCGGCGGGTGCCGCGAGGGCCGCCACAGTGGCAGATGCCACGCTCGACCGCGCCATGCGGGCAGCCGGGTTCCTCGTGCCACCCAAAGGCTTCGCCCCCTGA
- a CDS encoding TraR/DksA C4-type zinc finger protein, translated as MRSSKVGVVTNDAPAVDFREVLELERTELRARLAELGPGAAGGLSYDSNFADTSQVTAERGEAEALAATLQETLAEVETALQKLVDGTYGACEDCGAPIGPARLEAMPAARYCIACAAKH; from the coding sequence ATGAGGAGCAGTAAAGTCGGTGTCGTGACGAACGACGCCCCTGCCGTCGACTTCCGCGAGGTGCTGGAGCTGGAGCGTACCGAGCTGCGTGCCCGCCTGGCCGAGCTGGGGCCCGGCGCAGCCGGTGGGCTGAGCTATGACTCCAACTTTGCCGACACCAGCCAGGTGACTGCCGAGCGGGGGGAGGCCGAAGCGCTGGCCGCTACCTTGCAAGAGACCTTGGCGGAAGTGGAGACTGCTCTGCAGAAGCTCGTCGACGGCACGTACGGTGCATGCGAGGATTGCGGTGCGCCGATCGGGCCGGCCCGCCTCGAGGCGATGCCGGCAGCCCGCTACTGCATCGCCTGCGCAGCCAAGCACTGA
- a CDS encoding site-2 protease family protein — MAAVVTLASVNVVHLRAFPVIVFCTLVPSVILHEVSHGVLALAFGDDTAKRAGRLTLNPLPHIDPFGTVVLPALLAITNVGAFGWAKPVPVTISRLRRPRDHGLLVSLVGPAVNVLLAGGLALLYRFVVPSGDRAIPILHLQPLWAQILFVGAYVNVILAVFNLIPLPPLDGAAVLERMIPVRMLAGYYRLRPYTLVLPLALVVVLNADPSLASAVFSPVVDHLGVVLGTRLSGL; from the coding sequence TTGGCGGCCGTCGTCACCCTGGCCTCCGTGAACGTCGTGCACCTGCGTGCCTTTCCGGTCATCGTGTTCTGCACGCTCGTGCCTTCGGTGATCCTTCACGAGGTGTCCCACGGTGTCCTCGCACTGGCCTTCGGCGACGACACGGCGAAGCGGGCCGGGCGGCTCACCTTGAACCCCCTGCCACACATCGACCCGTTCGGCACGGTGGTGCTGCCCGCGCTGCTGGCCATCACCAACGTGGGAGCCTTCGGGTGGGCGAAACCGGTCCCGGTCACCATCAGTCGTCTGCGGCGGCCGCGTGACCATGGCCTGCTGGTCTCTCTCGTCGGGCCGGCGGTCAACGTGCTGCTGGCAGGCGGCCTGGCGCTGCTGTACCGGTTCGTCGTGCCCTCTGGCGACCGGGCGATCCCCATCCTCCACCTCCAACCGCTGTGGGCGCAGATCCTGTTCGTCGGGGCGTATGTCAACGTGATCCTGGCCGTCTTCAACCTGATCCCCCTACCCCCGCTCGATGGGGCCGCAGTGCTCGAACGCATGATCCCGGTCCGCATGCTGGCCGGGTACTACCGGCTCCGGCCGTACACGCTCGTCCTGCCGCTCGCGCTGGTCGTGGTGCTCAACGCCGACCCAAGCCTGGCCAGCGCCGTGTTCTCCCCAGTGGTCGATCACCTCGGCGTGGTGCTCGGCACGCGGCTGTCGGGTCTCTGA